A region from the Salidesulfovibrio onnuriiensis genome encodes:
- a CDS encoding phosphotransferase family protein, which produces MINLTKQGLDSYLKRVYGPTAELLAAGDIGNLDEQGMKSFGYGKPLLVRFLVDGVEQEAVISTMKGDKYGHQFYWDRAAILMFQFETSDRMEKHVLPLGLGYVSRTGEMIPVEQPLEFFIVNEKLQGHDYFLDLERIRKGDFRDGDEQLSREFARWLARVHSKKLDDSDLYYRRIRNLIGSSECILGLIDEAYPHPYALYPDDGFSALEKRLIDWRWKLRGYAHRLSAVHGDFHPWNVLVDEEGEFSVLDRSRGEWGEPGGDLCTMAVNYLLWSLPRHGRLAGRFEQLYKAYFSEYLERTGDTEVLQVIAPFFVFRCLVIASPEWYPDHADDVRFGLFRFMENILDEDVFDWQNINKYME; this is translated from the coding sequence ATGATCAATCTGACCAAGCAGGGTCTCGACAGTTATCTCAAGCGTGTATACGGCCCCACCGCGGAATTGTTGGCGGCCGGTGATATTGGAAATCTGGACGAGCAGGGAATGAAAAGCTTCGGCTACGGAAAACCCCTGCTCGTTCGTTTTTTGGTGGACGGGGTGGAGCAGGAGGCCGTTATCTCCACCATGAAGGGAGATAAGTACGGGCACCAGTTCTATTGGGATCGAGCCGCCATTCTCATGTTTCAGTTCGAGACATCGGACCGCATGGAAAAGCATGTGCTTCCCCTGGGGCTCGGGTATGTCTCCCGCACGGGCGAAATGATCCCGGTCGAGCAGCCTCTGGAATTCTTCATCGTCAACGAAAAGCTGCAGGGGCACGATTACTTCCTGGACCTGGAACGCATCCGTAAGGGGGATTTTCGGGACGGTGACGAGCAACTCTCCAGGGAATTTGCGCGCTGGCTGGCGCGAGTCCACTCCAAAAAGCTTGATGATTCCGATCTCTATTACCGCCGCATCCGGAACCTCATCGGTTCCAGCGAGTGCATTCTCGGTCTGATCGACGAGGCCTATCCTCATCCCTACGCTTTGTATCCGGACGATGGTTTTTCGGCTCTGGAAAAGCGACTTATCGACTGGCGCTGGAAGTTGCGGGGGTATGCCCACCGCCTTTCCGCAGTGCATGGCGATTTTCATCCCTGGAACGTTTTGGTCGATGAGGAAGGAGAATTCTCCGTCCTCGACCGCAGCAGAGGGGAGTGGGGAGAGCCGGGCGGCGACCTGTGCACCATGGCCGTCAACTACCTGCTCTGGAGCCTGCCCCGCCACGGTCGACTGGCAGGCCGCTTCGAGCAACTCTACAAGGCCTATTTCTCGGAATATCTCGAACGGACCGGCGACACGGAAGTGCTGCAGGTCATTGCGCCGTTTTTTGTTTTCCGCTGCCTGGTGATCGCCTCGCCGGAATGGTATCCGGACCATGCGGACGACGTTCGTTTCGGCCTGTTCCGGTTCATGGAAAACATCCTGGATGAGGACGTGTTTGATTGGCAGAACATCAACAAGTACATGGAGTGA
- a CDS encoding adenylyl-sulfate kinase, translating to MARCVYDHLVAAGHDVVHHEMDRRRKAYFPKPRYTEAERARAYSLFIDEAVTMAAQGKVVLMDASAHRAVIRQAARKKIGRFAEIMIRCSLETAMAREKARPEGLVIANMYEKALIRQKTGEQFEGLGDVIGVDVPFEEGDAELIVDNTNLTSQQTCTMVTTFLDTWLDNA from the coding sequence GTGGCTCGTTGTGTTTACGATCATCTTGTTGCGGCCGGGCACGACGTGGTGCACCACGAAATGGACCGAAGGCGAAAGGCGTATTTCCCGAAGCCGCGATACACCGAAGCGGAACGGGCCCGGGCCTATTCCCTGTTCATCGACGAAGCCGTGACTATGGCTGCGCAGGGCAAAGTAGTGCTCATGGACGCTTCGGCCCATAGGGCCGTGATCCGGCAAGCGGCCCGGAAGAAGATTGGCCGTTTTGCGGAGATCATGATCCGTTGTTCCCTGGAAACGGCCATGGCCCGGGAAAAGGCACGTCCCGAGGGTCTTGTCATTGCCAACATGTACGAGAAGGCCCTCATCCGCCAAAAGACTGGCGAACAATTCGAAGGACTGGGGGATGTCATCGGCGTGGATGTGCCTTTTGAAGAAGGAGATGCGGAATTGATTGTGGACAATACGAACCTGACGAGTCAACAAACTTGCACCATGGTGACAACCTTTCTGGACACTTGGCTCGACAATGCTTAA
- the miaB gene encoding tRNA (N6-isopentenyl adenosine(37)-C2)-methylthiotransferase MiaB: MKFHILTFGCQMNVHDSQWLTSALESRGWEQAPEDEAQVYILNTCSVREKPEQKVYTELGRIAVHLKRDPDIIAAVGGCVGQQVGTGFFNRFPFVKLVFGTDGIANAPDALERLVEGAQERIALLDFVDIYPEREVPCRDVRVEQKSRQAFVNIMQGCDNFCTYCVVPFTRGRQKSRHPEQVLEECRTLVKGGVREITLLGQNVNSFGLDKGGVGVTFAQLLYRVAEIPGLDRLRFTTSHPKDIAPEVIRAFGELDNLCPSLHLPMQAGSDDVLRRMGRKYDSKRYVEIVDGLRAARPNLALTTDLIVAFPGETEEDFEQTMEMVEKVGFESSFSFKYSDRPGVAALKMKPKIAPDVAAERLMRLQNLQNDITRKCLKKLVGTEDDVLVEGKSRKQDEGGFWWRGRDAAGRVVNFRFEGDRDLEGLMVPVRIVEAKKHSLVGKRTGDPW, encoded by the coding sequence ATGAAGTTTCATATATTGACGTTTGGCTGCCAGATGAATGTTCATGATTCCCAGTGGCTGACCAGTGCCCTGGAAAGTCGTGGCTGGGAACAGGCTCCGGAAGATGAGGCCCAGGTGTATATTCTCAATACCTGCAGCGTGCGCGAAAAACCCGAGCAAAAGGTCTATACCGAATTGGGCCGGATTGCCGTGCATCTCAAGCGCGACCCGGATATCATCGCGGCCGTGGGCGGTTGTGTGGGCCAGCAGGTGGGTACGGGCTTTTTCAATCGCTTCCCCTTTGTGAAACTGGTCTTCGGCACGGATGGGATCGCCAATGCTCCCGACGCGCTGGAGCGGCTTGTCGAAGGGGCGCAGGAACGTATCGCCCTGCTGGATTTCGTGGATATCTACCCGGAGCGGGAGGTTCCGTGCAGGGATGTGCGCGTAGAGCAGAAATCCCGGCAGGCCTTTGTGAACATTATGCAGGGGTGTGATAATTTTTGCACCTATTGTGTCGTCCCTTTCACACGTGGCCGTCAGAAATCGCGTCATCCCGAGCAGGTCTTGGAAGAATGTCGGACGCTTGTGAAGGGCGGAGTCCGCGAAATCACGCTGCTCGGGCAGAATGTGAACAGTTTTGGCCTGGACAAGGGCGGAGTTGGCGTGACTTTTGCTCAGCTGTTATACAGGGTTGCCGAAATCCCTGGTCTGGACCGTCTGCGTTTCACCACTTCGCATCCCAAGGATATTGCACCGGAAGTGATCCGCGCCTTTGGCGAGCTGGACAATCTGTGTCCGTCTTTGCACCTGCCCATGCAGGCAGGATCCGACGATGTGCTCAGGCGTATGGGCCGCAAGTATGACAGCAAACGCTACGTGGAGATTGTGGATGGCTTGCGCGCAGCCCGGCCGAACCTTGCACTGACCACGGACCTGATCGTGGCCTTTCCGGGGGAAACCGAGGAAGATTTTGAGCAGACAATGGAAATGGTTGAGAAAGTTGGTTTCGAAAGCAGCTTTTCCTTCAAGTATTCCGATCGCCCCGGTGTCGCAGCGCTCAAGATGAAGCCGAAGATCGCCCCGGATGTAGCGGCAGAGCGGCTCATGCGCTTGCAGAATTTACAGAATGATATTACTAGAAAATGTCTAAAGAAACTTGTCGGAACGGAAGATGATGTGCTCGTGGAGGGCAAAAGCCGCAAGCAGGACGAGGGCGGCTTCTGGTGGCGTGGTCGCGATGCGGCCGGCCGGGTTGTCAATTTCCGTTTCGAGGGAGACCGGGACTTGGAGGGTCTGATGGTGCCGGTCAGGATTGTCGAGGCCAAGAAACATTCCCTGGTGGGCAAAAGGACAGGCGACCCATGGTAA
- a CDS encoding bifunctional nuclease family protein, translated as MVRTKVFGMALDETNQAPILILKNEQEAMVLPIWIGAVEAMSITMALNKIPFPRPMTHDLLLSVINTLGGVINQVQVTDIEDGTFFAEMVVLQDGEELRIDCRPSDAIALAVRGDTPIFVNLDVLKTAGVSEDSLKQKVVRSEDSDKWKELLDSMDEDDAKYKM; from the coding sequence ATGGTAAGAACGAAAGTATTCGGCATGGCCTTGGATGAAACCAATCAAGCCCCGATACTCATCCTCAAGAACGAACAGGAGGCCATGGTCCTGCCCATCTGGATCGGGGCCGTGGAGGCCATGTCCATTACCATGGCGCTCAATAAGATCCCGTTCCCCAGGCCCATGACCCATGATCTTCTGCTGTCCGTCATCAACACCCTTGGGGGCGTGATCAACCAGGTGCAGGTGACGGATATCGAGGACGGAACTTTTTTTGCGGAAATGGTGGTTTTGCAGGATGGCGAGGAACTGCGCATTGATTGCAGGCCTTCGGATGCAATTGCACTTGCGGTTCGCGGCGATACGCCCATTTTTGTCAACCTGGACGTGCTCAAGACCGCAGGCGTCAGTGAAGACAGTCTCAAGCAGAAAGTCGTCAGGAGCGAAGATTCGGACAAGTGGAAGGAATTGCTCGATTCCATGGATGAAGACGATGCCAAATACAAAATGTGA
- a CDS encoding histidinol phosphate phosphatase domain-containing protein, with the protein MIDLHTHSTFSDGELIPAELVRRARVAGYKAIGITDHADATNMKMILDNIGPFAREHGHFFDITVLAGVELTHTPPSLITTLVAQARALGAQLVVMHGETIVEPVASGTNLAAIEAGVDILAHPGLITEEEVKLAAEKGVCLEITTRGGHSYTNGHVLSLARKHGAKLVIDNDAHAPKDLVGAELRKGIALGCGMTAAEYDQARQNSWEIVQRAMR; encoded by the coding sequence ATGATAGATCTCCATACTCACTCCACGTTCAGCGACGGGGAACTCATTCCCGCGGAGCTGGTCCGGCGCGCCCGCGTGGCCGGGTACAAGGCCATTGGGATCACTGACCATGCCGATGCTACCAACATGAAAATGATCCTGGACAATATCGGACCTTTTGCCAGGGAGCACGGGCATTTTTTCGATATCACGGTGCTGGCCGGCGTTGAATTGACGCATACGCCTCCGAGCCTCATCACCACTCTGGTGGCCCAGGCCCGTGCGCTCGGCGCTCAGCTGGTGGTCATGCACGGGGAAACCATTGTCGAACCGGTTGCCTCCGGCACCAACCTGGCCGCCATTGAAGCCGGTGTGGACATTCTGGCCCATCCGGGGCTCATTACCGAGGAAGAGGTGAAGCTGGCCGCCGAAAAGGGCGTCTGTCTGGAGATAACCACCCGGGGCGGCCACAGTTATACGAATGGCCACGTACTTTCCCTTGCCCGCAAGCACGGCGCGAAACTGGTCATCGACAACGATGCCCACGCACCGAAGGACCTGGTGGGCGCGGAACTGCGAAAGGGCATTGCCCTCGGGTGCGGCATGACAGCCGCCGAATACGATCAGGCTCGGCAGAATTCGTGGGAAATTGTTCAGCGCGCCATGCGCTGA
- a CDS encoding MotA/TolQ/ExbB proton channel family protein, with product MDFLAENNVLQLLMGATLAVKMVLLFLGAMSVWSWTIIFYKFFSILSARKRVAAGYDSFMAADDLTSGLKAIGGDSSPLARMSSMAVKEFRKLEKAEIDRERKRMLVKDTLRRTLRQGVSGEMRRLTRNLPFLATCANGAPFIGLFGTVWGIMHSFHSIGMAQSAALATVAPGISEALIATAIGLAVAIPATIAYNFFLSRLSEVETGMIDFAGAFLNRAEREIAWAQK from the coding sequence ATGGATTTTCTGGCTGAGAACAATGTCTTGCAACTGTTGATGGGCGCGACGCTCGCGGTGAAGATGGTGCTGTTGTTCCTGGGGGCCATGTCGGTCTGGAGCTGGACCATCATTTTCTACAAGTTTTTCAGCATCCTTTCCGCCCGCAAGCGTGTGGCGGCAGGGTATGACTCCTTCATGGCCGCGGACGACCTGACCTCGGGCCTCAAGGCCATCGGTGGCGATTCCTCGCCCCTGGCCCGCATGAGCAGCATGGCGGTCAAGGAATTCCGCAAGCTGGAAAAGGCCGAGATCGACCGCGAGCGCAAGCGCATGCTGGTGAAGGACACACTGCGCCGCACCCTGCGGCAGGGCGTGAGCGGTGAAATGCGCCGCCTGACACGCAACCTGCCTTTCCTGGCCACCTGCGCCAACGGCGCTCCGTTTATCGGCCTGTTCGGTACGGTCTGGGGGATCATGCATTCCTTCCATTCCATCGGCATGGCGCAGTCCGCAGCCCTGGCAACCGTGGCTCCCGGTATTTCCGAGGCACTCATCGCCACCGCCATCGGCCTGGCCGTGGCCATTCCCGCAACCATTGCCTACAACTTTTTCCTCAGTAGGCTCTCGGAAGTGGAGACCGGCATGATCGATTTCGCCGGGGCCTTCCTCAACCGTGCAGAGCGTGAGATCGCCTGGGCCCAGAAGTAG
- the tolR gene encoding protein TolR, with translation MAIKTGNGFLAEINVTPFVDVMLVLLIIFMVTAPLMTQGVEVDLPTTRTVKNLPQDKDHLVLTVKKDGALFLDEFEVKFEDLNTHLKNLVSKQKKQLFLRADKDVPYGLVVDVMGEIKGAGIDKLGIVAEQKQDQNKK, from the coding sequence ATGGCAATCAAGACAGGCAACGGCTTTTTGGCCGAGATCAACGTCACGCCTTTTGTGGACGTGATGCTGGTGCTGCTGATCATCTTCATGGTCACTGCGCCGCTCATGACCCAGGGGGTTGAGGTTGACCTGCCCACCACGCGAACGGTCAAGAATCTGCCCCAGGACAAGGACCATCTGGTCCTGACGGTTAAGAAGGACGGCGCCCTTTTTCTGGATGAGTTCGAAGTGAAGTTCGAGGATCTGAATACCCATCTCAAGAATCTGGTGTCCAAGCAGAAGAAGCAGCTTTTCCTGCGGGCCGACAAGGATGTTCCCTACGGCCTGGTCGTGGACGTCATGGGCGAGATCAAGGGCGCGGGCATCGACAAGCTTGGAATCGTGGCCGAACAGAAACAGGACCAGAATAAGAAATAA
- a CDS encoding TonB family protein gives MRIFGFILSILFHLGVFAVALFWVTGQSTKVDMDRPVYTVDIVSLAPPAAGKRPMRVSAPPEPKAAPEPTPAKAPEPVKEIKPEPKDEVKPEPRPEPKPEPPKAEAKDISEKKKEQKVVKKAKEKPQPKPEPKPAPKPQKTAAQLRAEAMSEVRKTAKSPEELKRSAIQQELAAIRQKAGEEVYSDASEGSEGVAGGEPGGTGSGLRAVYGSIVGEAIKKNWRYPALAGDKNLMSTVEIDIAADGKILGSRVIEGSRNAKFDSSILRAIKETEYVTPPTTVRDRVVRINFNSQELSE, from the coding sequence ATGCGAATATTTGGCTTTATCCTCTCCATCCTGTTTCACCTGGGCGTATTCGCCGTGGCCCTGTTCTGGGTCACCGGCCAGTCCACCAAGGTGGATATGGATCGTCCTGTCTATACGGTGGACATTGTCAGCCTGGCCCCGCCTGCGGCGGGGAAACGGCCCATGCGTGTTTCCGCTCCGCCCGAACCCAAGGCTGCTCCAGAGCCGACCCCGGCAAAGGCCCCTGAACCGGTCAAGGAGATCAAACCCGAGCCCAAGGACGAGGTGAAACCGGAACCCAGGCCTGAACCGAAGCCGGAGCCGCCCAAGGCTGAAGCCAAGGATATCAGCGAGAAAAAGAAAGAGCAGAAGGTCGTAAAAAAGGCCAAGGAAAAGCCGCAGCCGAAACCTGAGCCCAAGCCGGCGCCAAAGCCTCAGAAAACCGCTGCGCAGCTTCGCGCGGAAGCCATGAGCGAAGTGCGCAAGACGGCCAAGAGCCCCGAGGAGCTCAAGCGGTCGGCTATTCAGCAAGAGCTGGCCGCCATCAGGCAGAAGGCTGGCGAGGAAGTCTACTCCGATGCCTCGGAAGGTTCCGAAGGCGTTGCCGGCGGCGAACCAGGCGGAACCGGGTCCGGGTTGAGGGCGGTGTATGGCTCTATCGTGGGCGAGGCCATCAAGAAGAACTGGCGCTACCCGGCGCTGGCAGGCGACAAGAACCTCATGTCCACCGTGGAAATCGATATCGCCGCTGACGGAAAGATCCTTGGCTCAAGGGTCATTGAAGGTTCGAGGAACGCCAAGTTCGATTCCTCCATTCTGCGGGCCATCAAGGAAACCGAATATGTCACTCCCCCCACGACTGTGCGGGACAGGGTGGTGCGAATAAACTTCAATAGCCAGGAACTTTCGGAATAA
- a CDS encoding DPP IV N-terminal domain-containing protein, whose translation MKTIVRCTLLTALLLLVSAVFVSAAPLTVDIYGPGQKLVNMTILPPKPLRAGGSVPTDAAEFERVVKNNLSYIPFLQDVPMSQMLGGDPSRGVKARDINFKPLQLAKVDLAMTVGWNGSNLEARVYETFSGRLIVGKAYGQVQGKLVTRVADRFCSVLLEELSGKKGFFDSPIAFVKQLGKSKEIYTVLPQGRELTRITKLGGFNLSPTWSPDGSKIAFTHIGAKKHTLGIWDSKTGKITLRNNTLGQTVISPVFVDNRQIAVTLNKTGQADIYLLDDEYKPKRTLVKSSFIDVSPSFDRSGNLMTFTSGRAGNPHIYLLNLKTGNLRRVTITGKYNTHPCLSPDGRYIAYTHRTANGHRIFLHDLQSGREKQLTFGPGSDEYPAFGPDGYFVAFASSRSGEYKLYLTTRHGDTPRQLKTGNGPAFAPDWDTSLQR comes from the coding sequence ATGAAAACAATAGTACGTTGCACGCTTCTGACCGCACTGTTGCTTCTTGTCTCCGCCGTATTCGTTTCGGCGGCTCCCCTGACCGTCGATATCTACGGCCCGGGACAGAAGCTGGTCAACATGACCATACTGCCGCCCAAGCCTTTGCGCGCGGGAGGCTCGGTGCCCACAGACGCGGCTGAATTCGAGCGGGTCGTCAAGAACAACCTTTCCTACATTCCGTTTCTTCAGGACGTACCCATGTCCCAGATGCTGGGTGGCGATCCCAGCAGGGGCGTCAAGGCGCGGGACATCAATTTCAAGCCCCTGCAATTGGCCAAGGTCGATCTGGCCATGACTGTGGGCTGGAACGGCTCCAACCTTGAGGCCCGTGTCTATGAAACCTTCAGCGGCCGCCTGATTGTGGGCAAGGCCTACGGCCAGGTGCAGGGCAAGCTCGTCACCCGGGTGGCCGACCGTTTCTGCTCGGTGCTTCTCGAAGAGCTTTCCGGCAAGAAGGGATTCTTCGATTCTCCCATAGCCTTTGTGAAGCAGCTCGGAAAGAGCAAGGAAATCTACACGGTTCTGCCGCAGGGGCGTGAGCTGACCCGCATCACCAAGCTCGGCGGGTTCAACCTGAGCCCCACCTGGAGTCCGGACGGTTCCAAGATCGCCTTTACCCATATCGGGGCCAAGAAGCATACGCTGGGCATCTGGGATTCCAAGACCGGCAAGATCACGCTGCGCAACAATACGTTGGGCCAGACGGTCATCAGCCCGGTTTTCGTCGACAACAGGCAGATCGCTGTGACCTTGAACAAGACCGGTCAGGCGGACATCTACCTGCTGGACGATGAATACAAACCCAAAAGGACGCTGGTGAAGAGTTCCTTCATCGACGTCTCCCCGAGTTTCGACCGCAGCGGGAATCTCATGACCTTTACCTCGGGGCGTGCGGGCAATCCGCACATCTATCTCCTGAATCTGAAAACCGGCAACCTCAGGCGGGTGACCATCACAGGGAAATACAACACCCACCCGTGTCTGAGCCCGGACGGAAGATACATAGCTTATACCCATAGAACAGCCAATGGACACCGCATCTTCCTCCACGACCTGCAAAGCGGGCGTGAAAAGCAACTGACCTTCGGACCGGGCAGCGACGAATATCCCGCTTTCGGCCCGGACGGTTACTTTGTCGCTTTCGCATCCAGCAGATCCGGGGAGTACAAACTGTACCTGACGACCCGTCATGGCGACACGCCCAGACAGCTCAAGACCGGAAATGGTCCGGCCTTTGCCCCTGACTGGGATACGTCGTTACAGCGATGA
- a CDS encoding OmpA family protein has translation MKVRFSFALIALLSIFLMIGAGCAKKTTSSDMPPGATKVEVKDQSEYPTEVVEESNVDEQTLEAEARAQAKARAVEEMAFRLHFAFDSYELNDEARRVLGRKAELMKEFSDLTMVIEGYCDERGTEEYNLALGERRARAAFEHLVILGIEPERMSMVSFGEERPLDPAHNEAAWAQNRRDEFKISY, from the coding sequence ATGAAAGTTCGTTTTTCTTTTGCCTTAATTGCTCTGCTGAGCATTTTTCTCATGATTGGAGCTGGTTGCGCTAAAAAGACCACTTCATCGGACATGCCTCCCGGAGCCACCAAGGTCGAAGTGAAGGATCAGTCCGAATATCCCACGGAAGTTGTTGAAGAAAGCAATGTGGACGAACAGACGCTCGAAGCCGAAGCCCGGGCGCAGGCAAAAGCCCGCGCTGTCGAGGAAATGGCCTTCAGGCTTCACTTTGCCTTTGACTCTTACGAACTGAATGATGAAGCCCGCAGGGTGCTTGGTCGCAAGGCTGAACTGATGAAGGAATTCTCCGACCTGACCATGGTCATTGAAGGATACTGCGATGAGCGCGGCACCGAAGAGTACAACCTCGCCCTGGGCGAACGCCGTGCACGCGCCGCGTTCGAGCACCTTGTCATCCTGGGCATCGAGCCCGAACGCATGAGCATGGTCAGCTTCGGCGAGGAACGCCCTCTGGATCCGGCGCACAATGAGGCGGCCTGGGCTCAGAACAGGCGTGACGAGTTCAAGATCTCTTATTAG
- a CDS encoding phosphatidylglycerophosphatase A family protein, giving the protein MQYEADTGKVPAPISSLRNTMINKTALYIATLGPVGNLPKMPGTWGSLVSAAAAPWLFLPFSLPLRMALLGLVLILGAWAATEAEKALGKKDPGCVIIDELFGQWLTMLPFAALSPAHIAAAFILFRVFDIAKPWPIKRAETLFPKGFGVMIDDGIAGVFAGAILYFLLPFIP; this is encoded by the coding sequence TTGCAATACGAAGCGGATACGGGCAAAGTGCCAGCACCAATATCATCATTAAGGAACACAATGATCAATAAAACCGCACTCTACATTGCAACTCTCGGCCCCGTGGGAAACCTCCCCAAAATGCCCGGAACATGGGGCTCCCTGGTTTCCGCAGCCGCAGCACCCTGGCTCTTTCTTCCGTTTTCGCTTCCGCTTCGCATGGCCCTGCTCGGCTTGGTGCTGATACTGGGAGCCTGGGCGGCCACGGAAGCCGAAAAGGCGCTCGGCAAAAAGGATCCCGGATGCGTGATCATTGACGAGCTTTTCGGGCAATGGTTGACTATGCTGCCTTTCGCGGCGCTCTCGCCTGCTCATATAGCCGCCGCATTCATCCTTTTCAGGGTGTTCGATATTGCCAAGCCCTGGCCCATCAAACGTGCCGAGACCCTTTTCCCCAAAGGCTTCGGTGTCATGATCGACGATGGAATCGCCGGTGTTTTTGCGGGCGCTATTCTGTATTTTCTCCTGCCGTTTATCCCATAA
- a CDS encoding LysE family translocator, with amino-acid sequence MFGTHDFLLFVLSGLLLNITPGPDLIYIVSRSTSGGMGKGLVAVAGIGAGCLVHIVAASLGLSAILATSAMAFIVVKVVGAAYLVYVGLNSILSSSKGLATKLNQVPSAVSRRKVFVQGFFTNALNPKVALFFMAFLPQFISPNASCKAGAFAFLGIVFWINGMIVCMLAAWLSARLASNLLGNRGIMRWFERCTGGLFVFLGIRLAMAENA; translated from the coding sequence ATGTTCGGAACTCACGACTTTCTGCTTTTTGTCCTGTCCGGGCTGCTGTTGAACATCACTCCCGGTCCCGATCTCATCTACATCGTCAGCCGCAGTACTTCCGGCGGCATGGGTAAGGGGCTTGTCGCCGTTGCCGGCATCGGTGCGGGGTGCCTCGTGCACATTGTCGCCGCTTCGCTGGGCCTTTCCGCCATTCTGGCCACCTCGGCCATGGCCTTTATCGTGGTCAAGGTCGTCGGGGCGGCTTACCTGGTCTACGTAGGGTTGAACTCCATCCTGTCCTCTTCCAAAGGGCTGGCGACAAAGTTAAACCAAGTTCCTTCGGCCGTGTCCCGCCGCAAGGTCTTTGTGCAGGGCTTTTTTACCAATGCCCTTAATCCGAAAGTCGCCTTGTTCTTCATGGCCTTTTTACCGCAGTTCATCAGTCCGAATGCTTCCTGCAAAGCCGGGGCTTTCGCCTTTCTGGGCATCGTGTTCTGGATCAACGGCATGATCGTCTGCATGTTGGCGGCCTGGCTTTCGGCCCGGCTTGCTTCCAACCTTTTGGGGAATAGGGGAATCATGCGTTGGTTTGAACGCTGCACCGGAGGACTTTTCGTCTTTTTGGGAATCCGCCTAGCAATGGCGGAAAATGCCTAG
- a CDS encoding sulfotransferase family 2 domain-containing protein: MLPRETIFVNYHVPRTAGRTLGKILSDFFDESTILNTMDDSAEVIGQFIQLDDAAKKRYRLVTGHMPYGLIHLIPEPRFVITFVRNPIIRCLSEYDAMKKWKDHPVAKIINEHDLSIGQFFLSGLKKTILDNSLVRSFLIEPPEDEEIGAEHVDLALQNFDRDIAFVGNTERMHDSLEKLARMSGLRIDLSRVPKVGNMNAKRSISDISKEDLKVLQHVTRYDFVLYEHALRRFAQNQ, from the coding sequence ATGCTTCCCAGAGAAACAATTTTCGTGAATTACCATGTCCCCCGGACTGCCGGGCGTACGCTTGGAAAAATCCTCTCCGATTTTTTTGATGAAAGTACGATTCTCAACACCATGGATGACAGTGCCGAGGTCATCGGCCAATTCATCCAGCTGGATGATGCGGCAAAGAAGCGGTACAGGCTGGTTACCGGGCACATGCCGTACGGGCTCATTCATCTTATTCCCGAGCCGCGTTTTGTGATTACCTTTGTCCGCAATCCCATTATTCGCTGCCTGTCTGAATATGACGCCATGAAAAAGTGGAAGGATCATCCTGTTGCAAAAATCATCAACGAGCATGATTTGAGCATTGGACAATTTTTTCTGTCCGGTTTGAAGAAAACCATTCTCGACAATAGTTTGGTTCGGTCCTTTCTTATTGAACCACCCGAGGATGAGGAGATCGGGGCGGAACATGTAGACTTGGCTCTGCAGAATTTCGACAGGGATATCGCCTTTGTCGGTAATACCGAACGCATGCACGACTCCCTTGAAAAACTGGCTCGAATGAGTGGATTGCGAATTGATTTGTCCCGCGTGCCCAAGGTGGGAAACATGAATGCCAAACGTTCGATTTCCGATATTTCCAAGGAGGATTTGAAAGTCCTCCAGCATGTGACCCGCTATGATTTCGTACTATATGAGCATGCATTGCGACGATTTGCACAGAATCAGTGA